A stretch of Leisingera sp. S132 DNA encodes these proteins:
- a CDS encoding VacJ family lipoprotein: MLLMLRPLKFVPALILAAFAAGCATQDPVARASGEVFDPYERTNRTVHAFNRGVDRIAFRPASKGYVAIVPAPMVTSFSYFAENLSMPGQMVNALLQGDLRTAGNAFSRFVINSTVGFAGLADPASEFKVPAVDTDFGETLHKWGVGEGAYVELPLLGPSTSRDAVGIAVDFFTNPLGHVEQNTADNITIYAEIVRRMGDRGNYSDTIDSILYESADSYAQSRLIYLQNRRFQLGDGEEIKEIDPFELNTEGF; encoded by the coding sequence ATGCTCTTGATGTTGCGACCGCTTAAATTTGTACCTGCGCTGATTTTGGCCGCTTTTGCCGCTGGCTGCGCCACCCAGGACCCGGTAGCGCGCGCCTCCGGTGAAGTGTTCGACCCTTATGAGCGGACGAACCGCACTGTTCATGCCTTCAACCGCGGTGTCGACCGGATCGCTTTCCGCCCTGCATCCAAGGGGTATGTGGCGATTGTGCCCGCGCCGATGGTCACCAGCTTCTCCTACTTCGCGGAAAACCTGTCGATGCCCGGCCAGATGGTCAACGCGCTGCTGCAAGGTGACCTGAGAACAGCGGGCAATGCATTTTCGCGTTTCGTGATCAATTCGACAGTGGGGTTTGCGGGCCTGGCTGACCCTGCATCCGAATTCAAGGTGCCTGCGGTCGATACCGATTTCGGCGAAACGCTGCACAAGTGGGGCGTCGGTGAGGGCGCCTATGTCGAACTGCCTCTGCTCGGCCCGTCCACCAGCCGCGATGCGGTGGGCATAGCGGTTGATTTCTTCACCAATCCCCTGGGCCATGTCGAGCAGAATACTGCCGACAATATCACCATCTACGCCGAGATCGTGCGCCGCATGGGCGATCGTGGCAACTATTCCGACACAATCGACTCGATTCTCTACGAGAGTGCCGACAGCTATGCCCAGTCGCGGCTGATCTACCTGCAGAACCGCCGGTTCCAGTTGGGTGATGGCGAGGAGATCAAGGAAATCGATCCGTTCGAACTGAACACTGAAGGATTTTGA
- a CDS encoding type I secretion system permease/ATPase has translation MNKTLYKNGYEELRQVRRQSRGLYWFTGVFSFFVNLLMLTGPLYMMQVYDRVLGSRSEATLLALSLLVVFLYGMMGLLDYARGRIMARVGARFQAALDKRVFDAMIRRSAVAQDPVAQTGLSDLESVQRLIASPVLTAAFDLPWVPVFLAGIALFHPWLGLLALAGGAVLVVIALLNQIFTRVPQQKANITGHKANLMSEEIRNEAEMIQSMGMRGASFARWKQARDAALADSVTANDTGGGFTTLTKTLRLFLQSAMLGLGAYLVLQNQVTPGAMIAGSILMGRALAPIELGLGQWVLVQRALKGWHNLAELLDKVPEEEVRTALPKPKALLEVQGLAVVPPGSSAPLLRNVNFRVQPGQAIGVIGPSGSGKSTLARALTGVWRPAAGSVRLDGAALDQYAPDVLGGHIGYLPQRVQVFDGTIAQNIARLSQQPDAEKVVEAARKAAAHEMILKLPEGYDTRVNATGGRLSGGQMQRVGLARALFDDPVIVILDEPNSNLDNDGSIALNKAIKQIKAEGRSVLIMAHRPAAIQECDMLLVIDKGTQTAFGPKDKVLQEMVANHQNIRQATGAGGVR, from the coding sequence ATGAATAAAACCCTTTACAAAAACGGATATGAGGAACTGCGGCAGGTGCGGCGGCAAAGCCGCGGCCTGTACTGGTTCACCGGGGTCTTCAGTTTCTTTGTGAATTTGCTGATGCTGACCGGCCCTCTGTACATGATGCAGGTTTATGACCGGGTGCTGGGCAGCCGGTCGGAGGCGACGCTGCTGGCGCTGTCGCTCTTGGTTGTGTTCCTCTACGGGATGATGGGGCTGCTGGATTACGCCCGCGGCCGCATCATGGCGCGGGTCGGCGCGCGGTTCCAGGCGGCACTGGACAAGCGGGTTTTCGACGCGATGATCCGCCGTTCGGCGGTGGCGCAGGATCCGGTGGCGCAGACCGGCCTTTCAGACCTGGAGTCAGTCCAGAGGCTGATTGCCTCGCCTGTGCTGACGGCGGCCTTCGACCTGCCTTGGGTGCCGGTGTTCCTGGCGGGCATCGCGTTGTTCCACCCCTGGCTGGGATTGCTGGCGCTGGCTGGCGGGGCGGTGCTGGTGGTGATCGCGCTGCTGAACCAGATCTTCACACGCGTCCCGCAGCAGAAGGCGAACATCACCGGCCACAAGGCCAACCTGATGTCCGAGGAAATCCGCAACGAGGCGGAGATGATCCAGTCGATGGGGATGCGCGGGGCGTCGTTCGCGCGCTGGAAACAGGCCAGGGATGCGGCCTTGGCCGACAGTGTGACGGCCAATGACACCGGCGGTGGATTTACCACGCTGACCAAGACACTGCGGCTGTTTCTGCAATCGGCAATGCTGGGCCTGGGTGCCTATCTGGTGCTGCAGAACCAGGTGACACCGGGGGCGATGATTGCGGGCTCCATCCTGATGGGGCGGGCGCTGGCACCGATTGAACTGGGACTGGGGCAATGGGTGCTGGTGCAGCGGGCGCTGAAAGGCTGGCACAATCTGGCGGAGCTTCTGGACAAGGTGCCAGAGGAGGAGGTGCGCACCGCGCTGCCCAAGCCAAAGGCGCTGCTGGAAGTGCAGGGGCTGGCGGTGGTGCCGCCGGGCAGCAGCGCGCCGCTGTTGCGCAACGTGAACTTCCGGGTGCAACCGGGCCAGGCAATCGGTGTTATCGGACCCTCGGGGTCGGGCAAGTCGACTCTGGCCCGTGCCTTGACCGGGGTGTGGCGGCCCGCCGCCGGTTCGGTCCGGCTGGACGGGGCCGCGCTGGACCAGTACGCGCCGGATGTGCTTGGCGGCCACATCGGCTATCTGCCGCAGCGGGTGCAGGTGTTTGATGGGACCATCGCCCAGAACATCGCCCGGCTGAGCCAGCAGCCGGACGCCGAGAAAGTGGTGGAAGCCGCCCGCAAGGCCGCGGCGCATGAGATGATCCTGAAATTGCCTGAGGGCTATGACACCCGCGTCAACGCCACTGGCGGGCGGCTGTCCGGCGGACAGATGCAGCGGGTCGGGCTGGCCCGTGCCCTGTTCGATGATCCGGTGATCGTGATCCTGGATGAGCCGAACTCCAACCTCGACAACGATGGCTCGATCGCGCTGAACAAGGCGATCAAGCAGATCAAAGCGGAAGGGCGGTCAGTGCTGATTATGGCGCACCGGCCGGCGGCGATTCAGGAATGCGATATGCTGCTGGTGATCGACAAGGGGACACAAACGGCCTTTGGGCCCAAGGACAAGGTGCTGCAGGAAATGGTGGCCAACCATCAGAACATCCGCCAGGCCACTGGCGCGGGAGGTGTGCGGTGA
- a CDS encoding HlyD family type I secretion periplasmic adaptor subunit encodes MSVETNWPARRPLMIGLIALLVLVGGFGSWSVLSSISGAVVATGRIEVDRNRQVVQHLDGGIVAEILVDEGDTVAKGATLIRLDANELASQLVIVEGQLFELMARRARLEAERDEAAEVAFDPELLEAAENQAEVKDLADGQQRLFQARRDTTAREIEQLEKRRAQIEEQIRGIEAQQKSMKVQLELIGEELGNQQSLLDRGLAQAATVLNLRRTQASLDGQLGELVASEAQAEGRITEIEIEILKLGTGQREEAITRLRDLRYQELELAETRRSLKQRLARLDITAPVSGVVYGLQVQTPRSVIRPADPVLYLVPQDRPLVIAAQVAPTDIDQLFTGQEVTLRFSALDQRSTPELFGRVTQVSADAFEDQGSGLSYYRAEIELNPGEQGRLPAGTVLIPGMPVESYIRTADRSPLAYLVKPLADYFNKAFRES; translated from the coding sequence GTGAGCGTGGAAACCAACTGGCCTGCACGGCGGCCGCTGATGATTGGCCTGATTGCCCTCCTGGTGCTGGTGGGGGGCTTCGGCTCCTGGTCGGTGCTGTCCTCGATTTCCGGTGCCGTGGTGGCAACGGGGCGTATCGAGGTGGACCGGAACCGGCAGGTGGTGCAGCATCTGGATGGCGGTATCGTGGCTGAAATCCTGGTGGATGAAGGCGATACGGTAGCCAAGGGTGCGACCCTGATTAGGCTGGACGCCAATGAACTGGCCTCGCAACTGGTGATCGTGGAAGGTCAGCTGTTTGAGCTGATGGCGCGGCGTGCCCGGCTGGAGGCGGAGCGGGATGAGGCGGCAGAAGTCGCTTTTGACCCGGAACTGCTGGAAGCCGCGGAAAACCAGGCGGAAGTCAAGGATCTGGCCGACGGGCAGCAGCGTCTGTTCCAGGCCCGCAGGGATACCACTGCGCGCGAAATTGAACAGCTTGAGAAACGCCGTGCGCAGATCGAGGAGCAAATCCGGGGCATCGAGGCGCAGCAGAAATCTATGAAGGTGCAGCTGGAACTGATTGGCGAGGAGCTGGGCAATCAGCAATCGCTGCTGGACCGCGGCCTCGCGCAGGCCGCAACGGTGCTGAACCTGCGCCGCACTCAGGCCAGTCTGGACGGGCAGCTTGGGGAGCTGGTTGCCTCCGAGGCGCAGGCAGAGGGGCGGATCACCGAGATCGAGATCGAGATCCTGAAGCTGGGCACCGGCCAGCGCGAGGAGGCGATCACCCGCTTGCGCGACCTGCGCTACCAGGAACTGGAACTGGCAGAAACCCGCCGTTCCCTGAAGCAGCGGCTGGCACGGCTGGACATCACGGCGCCGGTTTCGGGCGTGGTTTACGGGTTGCAGGTGCAGACACCGCGCTCAGTGATCCGGCCTGCTGATCCGGTGCTCTACCTGGTGCCGCAGGACCGGCCGCTGGTGATTGCGGCGCAGGTGGCACCGACGGATATCGACCAGCTGTTCACCGGCCAGGAAGTGACCTTGCGGTTCTCGGCTCTGGATCAGCGGTCGACACCGGAGCTGTTCGGCCGTGTGACCCAGGTTTCCGCGGACGCGTTTGAGGACCAGGGCAGCGGCCTGTCCTACTACCGCGCCGAGATCGAGCTGAACCCTGGCGAACAGGGCCGCCTGCCTGCGGGCACGGTGCTGATCCCGGGAATGCCGGTTGAAAGCTACATCCGTACAGCCGACCGCTCGCCGCTGGCTTATCTGGTCAAACCGCTGGCCGATTACTTCAACAAGGCCTTCCGCGAAAGCTGA
- a CDS encoding RidA family protein has product MSIEAKLKELGVTLPDAPAPAANYVPYVVAGDMVYISGQISADENGLITGTLGADMDVDAGQAAAKRCAIALLAQLKAACGGDLDRLVRVVKLGAFVNSASDFTQQPQVVNGASDFLVEALGDIGRHARAAVGSVSLPLGVAVEIDGVFQIK; this is encoded by the coding sequence ATGAGCATCGAAGCAAAACTGAAAGAGCTGGGTGTGACCCTGCCTGACGCGCCGGCACCGGCAGCCAACTATGTGCCTTATGTGGTGGCGGGCGACATGGTCTATATCTCCGGTCAGATTTCCGCGGATGAAAACGGGCTGATCACCGGCACCCTGGGGGCCGATATGGACGTCGATGCAGGCCAGGCCGCTGCCAAGCGCTGCGCGATTGCGCTGCTGGCACAGCTGAAGGCAGCCTGCGGCGGCGATTTGGACCGCCTGGTGCGTGTTGTGAAACTGGGTGCCTTCGTTAACTCTGCATCGGATTTCACCCAGCAGCCGCAGGTGGTGAACGGCGCCTCCGACTTTCTAGTGGAAGCCCTGGGTGACATCGGCCGACATGCGCGCGCTGCTGTGGGATCGGTTTCACTGCCGCTGGGGGTCGCGGTTGAAATCGACGGCGTGTTCCAGATCAAATGA
- a CDS encoding glycerophosphodiester phosphodiesterase family protein: protein MIPSLPAAFLTVPLAHRALHDVADGRPENSRAAVRAAIAAGYGIEIDLQLSKDGCAMVFHDYDLDRLAAGTGPVRALTRAALGSVPLKGGDGEGIPDLAEVLDLVAGRVPLLIELKDQHGEMGITDGMLERATVEALQGYAGPVALMSFNPNSVTELARLAPDTARGITTSAYDPAEWPELPKAVCDDLRAIPDFDRSGSGFISHEAGDLARPRVQALRSAGVPVLCWTVRSAAEETAARAFADNVTFEQYLSPLTS, encoded by the coding sequence ATGATCCCGTCCCTGCCTGCCGCCTTTTTGACCGTCCCGCTGGCCCACCGTGCCTTGCATGATGTTGCGGACGGGCGTCCGGAGAACAGCCGGGCTGCCGTCCGCGCAGCAATTGCGGCAGGCTACGGGATCGAGATTGACCTGCAGCTGTCCAAGGACGGCTGCGCCATGGTGTTCCATGACTATGATCTGGACCGGCTGGCTGCAGGCACCGGCCCGGTCCGCGCGCTGACGCGCGCGGCGCTGGGATCGGTTCCGCTCAAGGGGGGCGATGGTGAAGGCATTCCGGATCTTGCGGAGGTGCTTGACCTGGTTGCGGGCCGGGTGCCGCTGCTGATCGAGCTGAAGGATCAGCATGGGGAAATGGGGATCACTGACGGGATGCTGGAGCGTGCCACGGTAGAGGCGCTCCAGGGCTACGCGGGCCCGGTGGCGCTGATGTCCTTCAATCCCAACTCGGTAACGGAACTGGCGCGGCTGGCGCCGGACACCGCCCGCGGTATCACCACCAGCGCCTATGACCCGGCGGAATGGCCGGAGCTGCCCAAGGCTGTGTGCGATGACTTGCGCGCCATTCCGGATTTTGACCGCAGCGGATCCGGTTTTATCAGCCACGAGGCCGGCGATCTGGCCCGGCCGCGGGTGCAGGCGCTGCGCAGCGCCGGCGTGCCGGTTCTGTGCTGGACGGTCAGATCGGCGGCTGAGGAAACCGCGGCGCGGGCGTTTGCCGACAATGTCACATTTGAACAGTACCTTTCGCCGCTAACATCTTGA
- a CDS encoding GNAT family N-acetyltransferase — MAQAQIDIRVLASLSQITAEDWDACACPETADGGRPLDPFTTHRFLSALEDSGSVGPGTGWQPQYLTAYQEGSLIACAPLYAKGHSQGEYIFDHNWAHAYEQAGGHYYPKLQIAVPFTPATGRRFLVRPGFDGIGHSALLQGAVQLAADNNLSSLHVTFCTQDEARLGAEMGLMLRSTQQFHWQNDGYADFEAFLRALSSRKRKNIRKERMQAQCFGGDIRIFRGNDLRPEHWDAFWEFYQDTGARKWGSPYLTRQFFDIAHRMMGDDMALILAERNGRYVAGALNFIGRKTLYGRYWGCVEQHPCLHFELCYYQAIELAIALGLDRAEAGAQGEHKLARGYMPCQTHSLHWIGDPGFAGAVGRYLEAERAATEEEIEILTDYGPFRKAHVEEQE; from the coding sequence ATGGCTCAGGCGCAAATCGACATCCGGGTGCTGGCGTCGCTGTCTCAGATCACGGCAGAGGACTGGGATGCCTGCGCTTGCCCTGAAACCGCGGACGGCGGGCGTCCGCTGGATCCTTTCACGACACACCGTTTCCTGAGCGCACTGGAAGACAGCGGCTCAGTCGGGCCCGGCACCGGCTGGCAGCCGCAGTATCTGACCGCCTATCAGGAAGGCAGCCTGATCGCCTGCGCGCCGCTTTATGCCAAGGGGCACAGCCAGGGCGAATACATCTTCGATCACAATTGGGCGCATGCCTATGAGCAGGCGGGCGGCCACTATTACCCCAAGCTGCAGATCGCGGTGCCCTTCACCCCGGCCACAGGACGCCGGTTCCTGGTGCGCCCGGGTTTTGATGGCATTGGCCATTCGGCGCTTCTGCAGGGCGCTGTGCAGCTGGCGGCGGATAACAATCTGTCGTCGCTGCATGTGACCTTTTGCACCCAGGACGAGGCCCGGCTGGGCGCGGAGATGGGGCTGATGCTGCGCAGCACGCAGCAGTTCCACTGGCAAAATGATGGTTACGCCGACTTTGAGGCGTTTTTGCGGGCACTGTCCTCTCGCAAGCGCAAGAATATCCGCAAGGAGCGGATGCAGGCGCAGTGTTTTGGCGGTGATATTCGCATTTTCCGGGGCAATGACCTGCGCCCGGAGCATTGGGATGCTTTCTGGGAATTCTACCAGGACACTGGCGCGCGCAAATGGGGTTCCCCCTATCTGACGCGGCAGTTCTTTGACATCGCACATCGGATGATGGGGGATGACATGGCCTTGATTCTGGCGGAACGCAACGGGCGCTACGTTGCAGGAGCGTTGAATTTCATTGGCCGCAAAACGCTTTACGGCCGCTACTGGGGCTGTGTCGAACAGCACCCCTGCCTGCATTTCGAGTTGTGCTATTATCAGGCCATTGAGCTGGCCATTGCCCTGGGGCTTGACCGGGCGGAAGCTGGCGCACAGGGTGAACACAAGCTGGCGCGCGGCTACATGCCGTGCCAGACACACAGCTTGCACTGGATCGGCGATCCCGGGTTTGCCGGGGCCGTCGGACGCTACCTTGAGGCTGAACGGGCTGCCACCGAGGAAGAGATCGAAATCCTGACCGATTACGGCCCGTTCCGCAAAGCCCATGTGGAGGAGCAAGAATGA
- a CDS encoding 4a-hydroxytetrahydrobiopterin dehydratase — translation MTEKLSDATRGPLLEPLFATGWEMVDGRDAITKTFKFSNFADAFGWMTRAAIWAEKWNHHPEWSNVYNRVTVVLTTHDVDGISAQDAKLARKMDGLFGEPQE, via the coding sequence ATGACGGAGAAACTGTCCGACGCCACCCGCGGTCCGCTGCTGGAGCCGCTGTTCGCCACCGGCTGGGAGATGGTTGATGGCCGCGACGCCATTACCAAGACCTTCAAATTCAGCAATTTCGCGGATGCCTTCGGCTGGATGACCCGTGCCGCGATCTGGGCCGAGAAGTGGAACCACCATCCCGAATGGAGCAATGTCTACAACCGGGTGACGGTGGTGCTGACCACCCATGATGTCGACGGGATCAGCGCCCAGGACGCCAAGCTGGCGCGCAAGATGGACGGGCTGTTCGGCGAGCCGCAGGAGTGA
- a CDS encoding peroxiredoxin, with protein sequence MISVGDQLPDATLTRIGEDGPEQVQLADKLKRRKVVIFAVPGAFTSTCHSAHVPSFIRTKDQFAAKGVDEIICLAGNDPFVMSIWGDNTGATEAGITMLSDAECSFTESIGMRFDAPPAGLIGRSLRYAMLVEDGEVKILNKEENPGQCELSAGEGLLDSMG encoded by the coding sequence ATGATTTCTGTTGGAGACCAGCTGCCGGACGCGACACTGACACGGATTGGGGAGGACGGCCCTGAACAGGTGCAGCTCGCGGACAAGCTGAAAAGGCGCAAAGTTGTGATTTTTGCGGTTCCAGGTGCCTTTACCAGCACCTGCCATTCCGCCCATGTGCCCAGCTTCATCCGCACAAAGGATCAGTTTGCCGCCAAGGGCGTCGACGAGATCATCTGCCTGGCCGGCAATGATCCTTTCGTGATGTCGATCTGGGGCGACAACACCGGTGCCACCGAAGCAGGCATCACAATGCTGTCGGATGCCGAATGCAGTTTTACCGAGTCCATCGGGATGCGTTTTGACGCCCCGCCGGCAGGTCTTATCGGCCGTTCGCTGCGCTATGCAATGCTGGTGGAGGACGGCGAGGTAAAGATCCTCAACAAGGAAGAAAACCCCGGTCAGTGCGAACTGTCTGCAGGCGAGGGCCTGCTGGACTCCATGGGCTGA
- a CDS encoding NAD(P)/FAD-dependent oxidoreductase, producing MSHIVVIGAGQAGSSLVAKLRKDGFDGEITLIGAEEVLPYQRPPLSKAYLLGEMELERLFLRPESFYAENNITLKLGQRVTGIDPAAKTVSLDDEVISYDQLALTTGSDPRRLPAAIGGDLDGVYVVRGLSDVDAMAPHVTEGKRALIVGGGYIGLEAAAVCAKRGVKVTLVEMADRILQRVAAPETSDFFRSLHSSHGVDIREGVGLERLEGEGGKVTRAVLSGGEAVDVDFVVVGVGITPSSQLAEMAGLEPDNGIKVDAKGRTSDPFIWSAGDCASFPFQGSRIRLESVPNAIDQAEVVAQNMLGADKDYIATPWFWSDQYDVKLQIAGLNTGYDNVVTRQGEGNQVSFWYYKGDQLVAVDAMNDPRAYMVAKRLIDAGKTADKAVAGDPAADLKPLLKA from the coding sequence ATGTCCCATATCGTCGTGATTGGAGCGGGGCAGGCGGGGTCTTCTCTGGTGGCAAAGCTGCGAAAGGACGGGTTCGACGGGGAGATCACCCTGATCGGTGCGGAAGAGGTGCTGCCCTATCAGCGGCCGCCGTTGTCCAAGGCATACCTGCTGGGGGAGATGGAGCTGGAGCGGCTGTTTCTGCGCCCCGAAAGCTTCTATGCGGAAAACAACATCACCCTGAAGCTGGGCCAGCGTGTCACCGGGATTGATCCTGCGGCCAAAACGGTCAGCCTGGACGATGAGGTGATTTCCTATGACCAGCTGGCGCTGACCACCGGCTCCGACCCGCGCCGCCTGCCGGCGGCAATTGGCGGTGATCTGGACGGCGTATATGTGGTGCGCGGGCTGAGTGATGTGGACGCCATGGCGCCCCATGTGACCGAAGGCAAGCGGGCGCTGATCGTCGGCGGCGGCTATATCGGGCTGGAGGCGGCGGCGGTTTGCGCCAAGCGCGGCGTGAAGGTCACCCTGGTTGAGATGGCCGACCGCATCCTGCAGCGCGTTGCAGCCCCTGAGACCTCTGATTTCTTCCGCAGCCTGCACAGCAGCCACGGAGTGGACATCCGCGAGGGCGTCGGGCTGGAACGGCTGGAAGGGGAGGGTGGCAAAGTCACCCGCGCAGTATTGAGCGGCGGTGAAGCCGTGGATGTGGATTTTGTGGTGGTTGGTGTTGGCATCACGCCGTCCTCGCAGCTGGCAGAGATGGCCGGGCTGGAGCCGGACAATGGCATCAAGGTGGATGCCAAGGGGCGCACTTCCGATCCTTTCATCTGGTCGGCGGGTGACTGCGCCTCCTTCCCGTTCCAGGGCAGCCGGATCCGGCTGGAAAGCGTGCCGAACGCCATCGACCAGGCTGAGGTCGTGGCACAGAACATGCTGGGCGCGGACAAGGATTACATCGCGACTCCCTGGTTCTGGTCGGATCAGTATGACGTCAAACTGCAAATCGCGGGCCTCAACACCGGTTACGACAATGTTGTGACCCGTCAGGGCGAAGGCAATCAGGTTTCCTTCTGGTACTACAAAGGCGACCAGCTGGTGGCCGTGGATGCGATGAACGATCCGCGCGCCTATATGGTGGCCAAGCGGCTGATCGATGCGGGCAAGACTGCCGACAAGGCGGTTGCCGGTGACCCCGCCGCGGACCTGAAGCCGCTCTTGAAGGCGTGA
- the rsmD gene encoding 16S rRNA (guanine(966)-N(2))-methyltransferase RsmD, whose protein sequence is MRIIAGDFRGRALAAVGKGDAGAHLRPTTDRVRESLFNVLMHTGAVPGARVLDLFAGTGALGLEALSRGAAEAVFVDDGRVSTGLIRKNIGICRAEDRCTLMRRDALKLGQNPDAPFDLIFLDPPYGKALGEKALAAAAAGGWVADDALVVWEENAPAAALEGFELHDSRKYGDTHITLMWRDVSG, encoded by the coding sequence GTGAGGATCATCGCCGGAGACTTCCGCGGCCGTGCCTTGGCCGCGGTGGGCAAGGGGGATGCGGGCGCTCATCTGCGCCCCACCACCGACCGGGTGCGCGAAAGCCTGTTCAATGTGCTGATGCACACAGGTGCCGTTCCCGGTGCCCGGGTGCTGGACCTGTTCGCGGGCACCGGCGCGCTGGGGCTGGAGGCACTGTCGCGCGGTGCGGCGGAAGCGGTGTTCGTCGATGACGGCCGTGTTTCCACCGGGCTGATCCGCAAGAACATCGGCATCTGCCGGGCAGAGGACCGCTGCACGCTCATGCGCCGCGACGCATTGAAGCTCGGGCAGAACCCGGACGCTCCGTTTGACCTGATCTTTCTCGACCCGCCTTACGGTAAAGCATTGGGAGAGAAGGCGCTTGCGGCAGCTGCCGCTGGCGGCTGGGTTGCGGATGACGCGCTGGTGGTCTGGGAGGAGAACGCTCCCGCAGCCGCGCTTGAGGGGTTTGAACTGCATGATAGCCGCAAATACGGCGATACACATATCACCCTGATGTGGAGGGATGTTTCGGGTTGA
- a CDS encoding HAD family phosphatase, whose protein sequence is MPKTFPTPKLVIFDCDGVLVDSEPASNQALADNLSRHGLPLTVEQSMAHFVGGTMAGVMEKARSLGADLPASWIEEIYAETFAMLELGVPLMPGISGLLARLDTCGIPVCVASNGSEDKMRITLGQNGLWERFHPHAVFSAHSLGVAKPEPGLFLAAASHFGVQARDCLVIEDSGSGVTAAVRAGMRCLGFAPRGGGKKLAALGAEVFTDMSEVPALLSI, encoded by the coding sequence ATGCCCAAGACTTTTCCGACCCCGAAGCTGGTGATCTTTGATTGCGACGGTGTCCTGGTGGACAGCGAGCCAGCTTCGAATCAGGCGCTGGCAGACAACCTGTCCCGTCATGGGCTTCCGCTGACGGTGGAGCAATCGATGGCGCATTTTGTCGGCGGCACGATGGCCGGAGTGATGGAGAAAGCCAGGTCACTGGGGGCGGATCTGCCGGCCAGCTGGATTGAAGAAATCTATGCGGAAACTTTTGCAATGCTGGAGTTAGGAGTGCCGCTCATGCCGGGCATTTCCGGGTTGCTGGCACGGCTGGATACATGTGGCATCCCGGTCTGCGTTGCCTCCAACGGCAGCGAGGACAAGATGCGGATCACCCTGGGACAGAACGGGCTGTGGGAGCGGTTTCATCCGCATGCGGTGTTCTCAGCCCATTCGCTGGGTGTTGCCAAGCCTGAGCCGGGGCTGTTTCTGGCAGCGGCCAGTCATTTCGGGGTGCAGGCCCGCGATTGCCTGGTGATCGAGGACAGCGGCAGCGGGGTGACCGCAGCGGTGCGGGCAGGCATGCGCTGCCTTGGTTTCGCGCCACGCGGCGGCGGCAAAAAGCTCGCGGCTCTGGGAGCGGAAGTGTTCACTGACATGTCAGAAGTGCCGGCGCTTTTGTCGATCTGA
- the map gene encoding type I methionyl aminopeptidase: MRSKDGRTTKDGIRIHEAGDYAGMHKAGALAARILDDIAAHVFPGQATSEIDRIITQMVEDAGAKSATIGYKGYQHASCISVNHVVCHGIPGDKKLKDGDILNIDVTVIVDGWFGDTSRMFVAGKLSRKAERLIQVTHDSLMMGIEAVKPGNTFGDIGHAIQTYAEAQRMSVVRDFCGHGLGTVFHAPPNVLHYGRPGTGPVLEEGMFFTIEPMINLGRPETKILADEWTAVTRDKSLSAQFEHSIGVTSDGAEIFTLSPAGKFHPTYG; the protein is encoded by the coding sequence ATGAGATCGAAAGACGGCCGCACTACCAAGGACGGCATCCGCATTCATGAAGCCGGCGACTATGCCGGCATGCACAAGGCGGGTGCGCTTGCCGCGCGCATTCTGGACGATATCGCAGCGCATGTTTTCCCGGGCCAGGCGACCAGCGAGATCGACCGCATCATCACTCAAATGGTCGAGGATGCGGGCGCCAAGTCGGCCACCATCGGCTACAAGGGTTATCAGCACGCCAGCTGCATCTCGGTGAACCATGTGGTCTGCCATGGAATCCCCGGCGACAAGAAGCTGAAGGATGGCGATATCCTGAACATCGATGTGACAGTGATCGTCGACGGCTGGTTCGGCGACACCTCCCGGATGTTCGTCGCAGGCAAGCTCAGCCGCAAGGCGGAGCGGCTGATCCAGGTCACCCATGATTCGCTTATGATGGGGATCGAGGCGGTGAAGCCGGGCAACACCTTCGGCGACATCGGCCATGCAATCCAAACCTATGCCGAAGCGCAGCGGATGAGCGTGGTGCGCGACTTCTGCGGCCACGGGCTGGGCACCGTGTTCCACGCACCGCCTAATGTGCTGCACTATGGCCGCCCCGGCACCGGACCGGTGCTGGAGGAAGGTATGTTCTTCACCATCGAGCCGATGATCAACCTGGGCCGTCCCGAAACCAAAATTCTGGCAGACGAATGGACCGCCGTGACCCGCGACAAGTCGCTGTCGGCGCAGTTCGAGCATTCGATCGGCGTAACCTCGGACGGTGCGGAGATTTTCACCCTGTCGCCCGCGGGCAAGTTCCACCCGACCTACGGCTAA